In Calonectris borealis chromosome Z, bCalBor7.hap1.2, whole genome shotgun sequence, a single genomic region encodes these proteins:
- the NUDT12 gene encoding NAD-capped RNA hydrolase NUDT12, producing the protein MTDFEKNLRQDMISQLHNFAAVGDAAKLKALLSHSPSLINAAADNGWTALMYGARNGHLEVVQILLEEGCDRFIVNKSRQTALDIAKFWGYKHIANLLANVKGGQRPNFLSNEMKEYENYFGLTLLDRRSDKRTDSKWLSKKQSHPTTVYILFSNLSPLVTLDGGIESSQQPEVKLCRLCHKDVEQCMNQTEDGTLIFLGVELQFHKNLLAACNGRVLQEDEEDGLVAWFALSVDSASAEKFKQKHEDCYFLHPPMPALLQLAEKEAGVVAQARSILAWHSRYRFCPTCGSATKIEEGGYKKTCLKEDCPSLQGVHNTSYPRVDPVVIMQVIHPDGNHCLLGRQKRFPPGMFTCLAGFVEPGETIEDAVRREVEEEAGVKVGHVQYVSSQPWPMPSSLMIGCLAVATSTEIKVDKNEIEDARWFTREQVVEVLIKGNQRSFFVPPSRAIAHQLIKHWIGMNANL; encoded by the exons ATGACAGACTTTGAAAAGAACCTCCGTCAGGACATGATTTCTCAACTgcataattttgctgctgttggagATGCAGCCAAACTGAAAGCATTGCTCAGTCATTCTCCGTCACTTATCAATGCAGCTGCAGATAATGGCTGGACAGCCCTGATGTATGGTGCCAGAAATGGACACCTTGAGGTTGTGCAGATTCTTCTTGAAGAAGG gTGTGACAGGTTCATTGTTAATAAATCAAGGCAGACAGCTCTGGACATTGCTAAATTTTGGGGATACAAGCACATAGCTAATTTGTTGGCTAATGTGAAGGGTGGACAGAGGCCTAATTTTCtgtcaaatgaaatgaaagaatatgaaaattattttggcttGACACTTCTGGACAGAAGGAGTGATAAAAGAACAGATTCCAAGTGGCTAAGCAAAAAACAAAGCCATCCAACTACAGTATACATCCTCTTTTCAAATCTAAGTCCTTTGGTTACTTTGGATGGGGGAATAgagagctcccagcagccagaaGTAAAGCTTTGTAGGCTGTGCCACAAGGATGTGGAGCAGTGCATGAACCAAACTGAAGATGGCACCTTGATTTTTCTTGGAGTTGAACTTCAGTTCCACAAGAACCTGCTGGCTGCTTGCAATGGAAGAGTTCTGCAAGAAGATGAAGAGGATGGGTTAGTTGCTTGGTTTGCTCTTAGTGTAGATTCTGCTTCTGCTGagaaatttaaacagaaacatgAGGACTGTTACTTTCTTCACCCACCAATGCCAGCACTACTGCAGCTAGCTGAAAAAGAAGCTG GAGTAGTAGCCCAGGCTAGATCTATTCTAGCATGGCACAGTCGCTACCGATTCTGCCCGACGTGTGGGAGTGCAACCAAGATTGAAGAAGGGGGTTACAAGAAAACTTGCTTAAAAGAAGATTGTCCCAGTCTCCAGGGTGTTCACAACACATCATATCCAAGAGTTG ATCCTGTTGTGATAATGCAAGTCATCCATCCAGATGGGAACCACTGCCTTTTAGGTAGGCAGAAGAGGTTCCCCCCAGGAATGTTTACCTGTCTTGCTGGGTTTGTAGAACCTG GTGAAACAATAGAAGATGCTGTTCGAAGAGAAGTAGAAGAGGAAGCTGGAGTCAAAGTTGGCCATGTTCAGTATGTCTCTAGTCAGCCATGGCCAATGCCCTCCTCCCTAATGATTGGCTGCTTAGCTGTTGCAACGTCTACAGAAATTAAAGTTGACAAGAATGAAATAGAGGATGCCCGCTGGTTCACTAGAGAACAG GTCGTGGAAGTTCTTATTAAAGGAAATCAGCGTTCTTTCTTTGTACCACCAAGTCGGGCTATTGCGCACCAGTTGATAAAACATTGGATTGGAATGAATGCTAATCTTTAA